GTCGCGGCCGCAACGGTCTGCACGTTCGAGGATGCCTGGGCCGATGTCGCGGCGACCTGCTCGGCCAGCGAGCGGCCCCGCTCGGCGACGCGGGCGAGGCTCGCGGCGCTCTGCCCCATCTCCTCGGCACGGCAGGAGACGCCGCCAATGACGCCCTCCATGCCGCTATCGAAGCGATCGGCAAGCTGCGCCATCATCGCCGCACGCTCCGTCTCTGCTGCGGCACGCTGCGCGGCAGACTCCTGCTCCATGCGTCGTACGGTCTGCGCGTTCTGGCGGAACACTTCAACAGCGCCAGCCATGTGACCAATTTCGTCACCGCGCCCGCCGCCGGGGATCACCTCATCGAGCTCGCCCGCCGCGAGGCTCTGCATGCGCATGGTCATCTGGCCGATGGGCCGCGACACGCTGCGTCCGATCAACCAGGCCAGCAATGCGCCCAGCACGAGCGCGGACGCTGCGACCGTGAACACGAGATTGCGGGTTTGATCGACCGATCCAGCCGTCAACCGGCTCTGCTCGGTGCGCGTCGCACCCAGAGCCCGGCTGATCTCTGCGGCCTTGGCGTCGATCGCGCTGCTGGATTTGACCAGATCGGCCTGGGCCTTGCGCAGCTCGCCCATCGCGGCAGACAGCTCCGTCAACGTCGCCGATTGGTCGGTGAGCACCTTCTTCAGGGCCGCGATCAGATTCTTCAGTCGCGGCGCCTCGACGTTGGCGATCTCCGCCTCGCTATCGGCTACCGCGGCCAGCACATAGCCAATCGTCAGCCCGGCATCGTCGGCATCGACCTGAGCCTGGGTGATGGTGTAGCGCAGCACCGAGACCCGCATTGCATCCACCGTGCCGGCCAGACGCAGGGGCTGGAGCAGACGGTCGGGCTGGTTGGCAAGCGCGACATTGATCGCGCCGACATCGAGACCAGCCGTGGCACCGAGCGCCTCGCTCTTGGCGCTTGCGTTGCGCAAACGGTCGACAGCGCCCGCGACTGCCGTGAAGGATTTTCGATAGGTCCCGAGCGCCTCCACCAGCGCGGCGCGGCCGGCGGCAATCGCCGGCAGGCGGCCGAACTGCTGATCGACCTGATCAAAGGTCTGGCCAAAGCCGTCGATCGCCTTGATGGCGCTGTCGCGATCGCCGAGATTGCGTGTGCGGACGAATTTCTCGACGGTGACGTTCGCCGTGAGCAGCGCAGCGTGCACGCGCGCCATGCCGGCATCGCCGTCGGCGCTGGTCACGAGCTCTCCGACAGTGCTGCCAATCTCGGACAGCCGCATGACGGCGAGCAGCGCCAGCACGCAGAGGAAACCCAGCACCAGCGCGAAGCCGCCGAAGATGCGCGGGCGGATGCCGATGCGTGACAGGATCAATGACAGGTTCATGATGTTTCCCGCGCGATTACGGCGTCGCCCGGATCCGGGCGAGCAGATCCTTGCCGAAGCGCTTCTCGAACTCGGGCTCGAGAGGCTTCACGGCATCGATGAAGGGCTGGCGGTCGACCTTTTCGATGATCTCCATGCCGCCCTTGCGAAGCTCCTCGATTTTCTTCGTCTCCTCCGCGACGCCACTCTTCCAGGTCGCCTCCGCGCCGGCCTTTGCCGCGGCGATGATCGCGGCCTGGTCCGCGGGCGTGAGAGTCTGGAACGCATCGCGATTGGCAACGAAAGCAATGGGAGCGAAGAAATGCCCCGTCAGGCTGGCATATTTCTGCACCTCCTCGAGATGGCTGGCAGCAATCGTCGCGACCGGGTTCTCCTGCCCGTCGATACGGCCGTCCTTCAGTGCGGAATACACCAGCGTGAATTCCATCGGCACGACCTCGGCGCCCAGCGCCTTGAAGGTCATCTGATAGACCTCGTTCGGGAGCACGCGGATCTTCAGGCCCTTGAGATCCGCGGGTGTCTGTATCGGCCGCTTCGAATTGGTGACGTTGCGAAAGCCCTGCTTGCCGATCGCGAGCAGCACCAATCCCTTGTCGGCAAAATGCTTGGCGAACAGCGCGCCGACCGGCCCGTCAGCGACCGCCTTGGCCTGCGCCGCATCGCGGAACAGGAACGGCACGTCGAACACGCCGAACTCCGGCACGGCCGAGCTGACCACCGAGCCGGACAGCGTCGCCATGTCGACCACGCCACTGCGCATGGCGGCCAGGATCGCCGTCTCGCTGCCCATCGCGTTGCCGGCGCGTGCATCGAGGATGATGCGGCCCTGTGCGGTCTCGGCGAGCCTGCGGCGGAATTCGTCGGAGCCGATCTGCTGCGGCGACTGCGGCGAACCGTTGTACACCAGCGACACCATCTGCGTCGCAGCAGCCGACGGCCGAACAGTGAGACAGAGTAACGCCAGAACAATGCTGGCCACACCAATATAAAGCCGCTTCATCGCCCTCTTCCCCAAGCGAGGCGACAATAGCCAGATAAGCTATATGAATTGTTAACTATGTCAGGTGGTGCCTGAGCACCATATATATGATGAGTTTTACGCCTACAGCGGCGCTGCGCTCTCGCCCTTCGAGCTCGACAGTTTCGAGGCGAGCGAGGCGATCACGATCACCACCGCGATCAGGCCGATCACCAGCGTGCAGATCGCGTTGATCTCCGGCTTCACACCGAGCCGCACCTCCGAATAGATCCGGATCGGCAGCGTCGCCGAGCCGGGGCCGGTGGTGAAGCTGGCGATCACGAGATCGTCGAGCGAGAGCGTGAAAGCCAGCATCCAGCCCGCGACTATCGCGGGCGCGATCAGCGGCAGGGTGACGGACACGAACGCGCGGACCGGATTGCAGCCGAGATCCATCGCCGCCTCCTCCAGCGAGCGGTCGAGCGAGCCGAGACGGGACTGCACCACCACCGCGACGAAGCACATGGTCAGCGTGGTGTGGGCGATCGTCACCGTCCAGAAGCCGCGCTCGGCGTTGAGCGCCACGAACAGCAGCAGCAGCGACAGTCCCGTGATCACCTCCGGCATCACCAGCGGCGCATAGAGCATGCCGGAGAACAGCGTGCGGCCGCGGAACCGCTCGCCGCGCGAGAGCGCGACGGCCGCGAGCGTGCCGAGCAGCGTCGCAATGGTCGCGGAGGCGACCGCGACCCGCAGGCTCATCCAGGCCGCCTCGATCATGGCGCGGTCGTTGAGGAACTCGCGGTACCAGCGCAGCGACCAGCCGCCCCACACCGTCACCAGCCGCGAGGCGTTGAAGGAATAGATGACGAGGATGAGGATCGGCAGATAAAGGAACGCCAGTCCCAGCGCGAGCGAGGCGATATTGAAGCGGGACAGGCGGGAGATCTTGTGCATCGCCTCAGCGCCCCTGTTCCAGCTGCCGCTTCTGCAGCCGTTCGTACAGCAGCAGAGGTAGCAACAGCACGACGAGCAGCACGATCGCAGCCGCGGAGGCGACCGGCCAGTCCTTGTTGGTGAAGAACTCGAGCCACAGCGTCTGGCCGATCATCAGCGAATTGGAGCCGGCCAGCAGGTCCGGGATCACGAACTCGCCGACGATCGGGATGAAGCAGAGTAGCACGCCGGCGCCGACGCCGGGCAGCGACAGCGGAAAGGTGACGAGCCAGAACACCTGCCAGGGCGGCGCGCCGAGATCGGAGGCCGCCTCTTCCAGCGCCGGCTCCATCTTGGCGAGCGTGGCGTAGAGCGGCAGGATCATGAACGGCAGATAGGAATAGACGATGCCGATATACATCGCGCCGTCGGTGGAGAGCCACACCACCGGCTGGCTGACCAGATGCAGCGCCAGCAGGATCTGGTTGAGCAGACCGTCATGCTGGAGGATATTGATCCAGGCATAGATGCGGATCAGGAACGAGGTCCAGAACGGCACGATCACCAGCACCATCGCCACCGCCTGCCAGCGCTTCGGCAAGCGCGCCATGCCATAGGCGATGGGATAGCCGATCAGCAGCAGCAGCGCGGTCGCCGCGACGGCGACGGTGAGGCTGCGCACATAGGCGAACACGTAGATGTCGTCGGAGCCGAGCAGCCTGAAATTATCGATCGACAGCGCGCCAAAGGCGGACTTCAGCGCTTCCCATCCCGCGGTCAGGTCGAACACCGGCTCGTAAGGCGGCTGCGCGATCGCGGTCTGCGACAGGCTGATCTTCAGCACGAAGGCGAACGGCACCAGGAAGAACAGCACCATCCAGACATAGGGCGCGATGGCGGCGAAGCGCGCAGGCCTTGCGAAGATGCGGCGCGCGCTCATGACGGCAGCACCACGCAATCATCAGGCGTGAACCAGGCGACGACATGCTGGTTCAGGCTGAAGGCGTCAACGTCGATGCGCGCGCTGTTGGCGACGGAGGCCTCAATCATCCCGCCCGTGTCGAGCTTCACCTTGTAGGTGGTGGTACCGCCGAGATAGCAGATGTCGGCGATCACGCCGTCGAGGGTGTTGATCGCGGTTTCACGACCAGCCTCGCTCACGGGCGCACGCCGCGACAGCTTGACCTTCTCGGGGCGGATCGCGACCGCAAATCTTCCCGCGCCGACCGGTTCGCGCGGCTCGGCCACCACCAGCGGACCCGCATCGCGCGTGCCGATGACCAGACGATGACCGTCGCGCAATTTGGTCTCGCCGTCGAACAGGTTGATGTCGCCGACGAACTCAGCGATCCAGCGCGAGCGCGGCGCCTCGTAGAGTTCGCGGGGACGCGCGACCTGGGCGAGCTTGCCTGATTTCATCACGCCGATCCGGCTCGCCATCGTCATGGCCTCCTCCTGGTCGTGGGTGACGATGATGAAGGTCATGCCGAGCCGGCGCTGCAGCTCCATCAGTTCGCCTTGCGTGCTCTCGCGCAGCTTCTTGTCGAGGGCTGCGAGCGGCTCGTCGAGCAGCAGGAGTTGCGGCCGGCGCGCCAATGCACGCGCCAGCGCCACACGCTGGCGCTGGCCGCCGGAGAGCTGGTCCGGCTTGCGCTTCTCCAGGCCTTCGAGCTTCACCAGCGCGACCATCTCGGCAACGCGGGTGGCGATCTCGGCACGCGCCATGCCGGCGCGCTTCAGGCCGAAGGCGATGTTGTCACGCACGGAGAGGTGCGGGAACAGGGCGTAGTTCTGGAACATCATGTTGATCGGACGCTCATGCGGCAGCGCCTGCGCGATGTCCTTGCCGCCGAGCAAAATGCGTCCCTCGTCCGGCGACTCGAAGCCGGCGAGCATGCGCAAGAGCGTGGTCTTGCCGCAACCGGAGGGCCCGAGCAGCGCAAAGAACTCGCCGGCCTTGATGTCCAGCGAGACGCCGTCCACCGCCCGGAACGTCCCAAAGGTCTTCGCGACGTTCTCGATGCGCAATAGCGGCTGGCCCGCAGGAAGCGCATCTCCGCCGGCCGCCGCCGCGGCGCCTGTTCTGGGCAACTCGTCCGTCATGGTCCCTGCCAACCCCGATTCCGCCGCACGCTAGCGGCCGATCGGCCTTTGCTCAACCGGTTCGGGGCGGGTCGTCCCAAATTGGCCTTCATAACGGATGTCAAAAGACCATGACCAAATTACTCAATGAGGCCTTCGAGGTCGCGCGCCGTCTACCCGCAGAAGTGCAGGATGGCATCGCTGTGGTCGTGCTTCAGCTTGCCGGCGTGGAAGCGGCCCCTCCCGTCATCCTGTCGGATGATGAGAGGACAGCAATCGCCGCATCCAAGGAGGCGGCGGCACGAGGCGAATTCGCGACCGAAGCTCAGATCCGAGCGACTTGGCGTAGATCCCTTTAGCTCACCCCGCCATGAACGCCGCCAGCGCATCGCGGTCGGCGGCCGGCATCGTCAGGCCAAGCTTGGAACGGCGCCAGAGGATATCCTCCGGAAAGCGCGCCCATTCGTGGGCCATCAAATAGCGCACCTCGGCGCCGGTCAGTTCGGGTCCGAACGCGGGGCCCAGTTCTTCGCGGGTCTTCACTTCGCCCAGCACCGCGGACAAACGCGAGCCGTAGGCCGCGACCAGGCGCTGGGCCTGCGGCTCGGTGAGAAAGCGCCAGTGATCGCGGGCGAGGTCGACTTCGGTGTCGAAGCGATCCCAGGCGAATTCGCCGCCGGGCAGCGCTGCACCCGCCGTCCAGGGGCGCGACATCGGATAGAACGGCGTCAGGCGCGTCACCGCGCGCTCGGCGCGCAGGCGCGAGGTGGTGACGTCGCCGCCGAACATCGTGATCAGCGGCGCCTTGCGCCGGCGTGCGTGGAACAGCGTCGTGCCGTCGCGCCCGCGCGCGGACGCCAGCGTCAGGTTGACACCGGAGACCGTGCGGACCACGTCGGTCGGGGCGACGCGCTCGCGGAAATAGCGGCTCGCCGCCTCGCAGAGATAGCTGACGTCGGCTCCCGGCATCGCCACGATGGCGGGATCGCCGGTGAACGCATGCGTGACCGTGCCGATCAGCGTGAACTCGCGCTCGAAGGGCTGTGCGAAGATCAGCCGTCCATCGCTGTTCTGGAAGACGTAGACATTGTCGGACTCGAATAGCCGGGGCACGATGATCTGGCTCATCTGCGTGGCCGCCATCGCAGGCTGCGGCTGCCGCAGCACGGTGTCCGCGACCAGCGGGGTCCAGGCGCCGGTGGTGTTGGCGAGCGCACGCGACGTGATGGTGCGGCGATGGCCGCGATCGACCACCGCGAGCCGCCAGGTGTCGGTCCTGTCGGCCCGCACGCAGCGCGCCCCGGTGCGGATCGCGGCGCCGCGTTCGGCTGCGTCCAGCGCCGTGAGCACCACCAGGCGGGAATCGTCGACCACGCAGTCCGAATATTCGAACGCCATGCCGAACGGGCGCTTCAGCGCGTTACCGACAGGATGATGCGTGATGTCGAGGGTCACTGACGGCGGCAGGCCGCCTCGCTTCGTTAGGCCGTCATAAACATAAAGGCCGGCTCGCAGCAACCAGGGCGGCCGTTCCTCGGAATGGGCGGGGATGACGAAACGCATCGGCCGGACCAGATGCGGGGCGATTGCGAGCCAGATCCGCCGCTCAGCGAGCGCCCGGCGCACCCGCCAAAAACCGCGGCGCTCCAGCACCGACAGATCGCCATGAATCAGCCGCGGCGTCGCCGACGAGGCCGCGCCGCCGAGATCGCCCTGTTCCAGCAGAATGACACGCAGGCCGCGGCCGGCCGCATCGCGGGCGAGACTGACACCGTTCAGGCCGCCGCCGATGATCGCAAGGTCGTAATCCGCCATGAAGCCGTCAGATGAGAGGATAGGCTCTCATCACTAGAGCCATTTCCGTTCCGATGAAATCGGAACGGGGCTCTAGATTTTTGCTTTTTACGCGTTTTCCTGACGCGAACCGGCGGCCACTTCGCTCGAAAACGCACTAGCCGGTCTTGAGCGCAAGCTCCATGGTCTCGGCGCGGCCGACGAGGCCGGCATATTTGCCGATCGGCAGCGGCTTGCCGAGCAGATAGCCCTGCACGCCGTCGCAGCCTTCCTTGGCGAGGAAGGCGAGCTGCTCGACGGTTTCGACGCCCTCGGCAATGATCGACATTTCGAGGCCGTGGCCGAGATCGATCACGGCGCGGACGATCGCGGCCGATTGCGGATTGCGGCCGAGATTGATGATGAAGGCGCGGTCGATCTTGATCTTGTCGAACGGGAACGCCTGGAGATAGCTCAGCGAGGAATAGCCGCTGCCGAAATCGTCCATGGAGATGCGCACGCCGAGCGCCTTCAGCCGGCGCAGCAGCGCCAGGCCGCGATCAAAATCCTCGATCAGCACGCCCTCGGTGATTTCGAGCTCGAGCCGGCCGGGCGCGAGGCCCGTCTCGATCAGGATCGAATGGACGAGCCCGACCACGTCGCCGTGCATGAACTGCGCCGGCGACAGGTTGACCGCGACCTGGAGCGGATTCGGCCAGGACGCCGCCTCACGGCAGGCCTCACGCAGGATCCACTCGCCCATCTCGACGATCAGGCCGCTCTCCTCCGCGATCGGGATGAATTCGGCCGGCGAGACCTGGCCACGCACCGGATGCTGCCAGCGCGCCAGCGCTTCGAAGCCGATGATGTCGCTTTCGGCGACGCTGTGACGCGCGACGCCCTGCGGCTGGAAGGCGAGCGAGAGCTCGCCGTTCTTGATCGCCATCGACAGGTCCTGGTGCAGCACGCGGCGGTCGCGGATCTGCTGGTCCATCTCCGGCTGGTAGAGGCTGATCGTGCCGCGCGACTTCTGCTTGGCGCGGAACAGCGCCGCACCGGCGTTGGCGAGCAGCGAGGCGGCGTCAGCGCCATTGTGCGGGAAGATCGACATGCCGGTGGTGACGCCGGCGCGGACCGGCCGGCCGTCGATCTGGAATTCCTGCGCGACGGCCTCGCCGATCTGCCGCGCCAGCGAAAGCCCCGCCTCCGGCTGCTTGCCGTCGATGATGAGGCCGAACTCGTCGCCGGACAGGCGCGCCACCACGCCGCCGCGTGCGGAATCCTGGAGCCGCTGGGCCACCTCGATCAGCAGCTTGTCGCCGAGCGCATGGCCGAAGACGTCGTTGACCTCCTTGAGGCCGTCGAGATCGACGCAGAGGACGGCGAACTCCTCACCGGTGCCTTCGCAGGCCTCGATCATCTGGGTCAGCGCCTGGAGGAAGGCGGCGCGGTTCGGCAAGTCCGTCAGGCCGTCGTGATAGGCCATGTGCGCCATGCGCGACTCGGTCTGCCGGCGGTCGGTGACGTCCTCGTGGGTCTTGATCAGATATTGCGGCTCGCCGGCATCGCTCAGCACGGTGGCGCGGCGGGTCAGGAACAGCCGCAGGCCGTCCTTGGTGGAGATCGGATGCTCTTCCGTGATCATGCCACGCTTCTTGATCGCGGCCTCGTCGCGCGCGATGATCAGCTTGGCTTCCTTGGCATTGAAGATGTCGGACGCCGTCAGGCCCGTGGCTTCCTCGCGCCTGCGGTTGAGGATCGTCTCGGCGCTGCGGTTGGCGAGCAGATAGCGGCCGTCCTTGACCTGTTCGACGATCAGCGCCACCGGGATGTTGTCGACCACGAGCTCCAAGAACTTCTTCGTGCTCTCCAGCTCCTGCGACAGCGAGCGGCGGTCGGTGATGTCCTCGAACACCAGCATCAGGAATTCGGGCTTGTTGCTCTCGTTGCGGACCACGATCCGGATCGAGGCCACCATGCGGCGCTCGCCGCCGCGCTCGACCTCGAACTCGTTGCGATATTGGCCGTCCGGCGCCAGCAGTGCGGTCCGGTCGGTCGCCTCGATGCTCGCGGCCGATTTCGGCGCGAACAGCTCGCGCGCGTTCTTGCCGACGACGTGGTCGCGCGAAAAGCCCCAGAAGCGCTCATAGGCGCTGTTGGCGAAGATGTAGCGGCCGTCCTCGATGTTCTTGGCCGCGACGCAGGCCGGCACGTTGTCCAGCACCGTTTCCAGGAACTGCTTGGTGGAGGCGAGCTGCCGCGACAGCTTGCGCTGCTCGCTGACGTCGAGATGGGTCGCCACCGACCCGCCGTTCGGCAGGATGAAATATTTGACCAGGATGGCCCGGCCGTCAGGCAGCTCGGTGACCAGGCCGTTGGGGCTCGCCGCCTTTTCATAGAACTCGTCGTCGGAGGCGCCGCCAAGCACGCCGCGTTTGCGGCGCAGCTCGAGGAGCTCGTAGCCGTTCATGTCGGCCCAGAGATCCGACCGCGAGAGGCCGTAGATCTCGAGATAGCGGTCGTTGCAGAAGATGATGCGCCGCTGCGCATCGGTCATCACCACGCCCTGGTTGAGATTGTTCATGGCGGAGGAGACGAAGGCATTGCGCCGCAACTGCAGGCGCCTGGTCCGCCGCAGCGAGGAATGGATCCACAGCACAATCGCGGCGAGGAACGCGCAGATCGCGATGCCCGCGATCAGGGCCTCCCACACCACGTTGGGATCGAGCTGGCCGAGATAGCTCGGCGGGGCGAAGCTGTCCGAAAGGGCATAGGCGCGCGCGGGCGCCACCGCGCCGGCCAGGCACACGACGGCCTGCACAGCAATCGGAAGCGTGCTGCCCTCGTGCCAGTTCTTCTCAGCCATCAGCCACCCGCGATTTCAACGTCGGATTGTCTGGCCTCGCGCGTTTGGATCGGGTAAACGCCTGTACGCGCAACAGAAAAATGTGACGTGAAATACGGCAATTGCCCTGACATGATAAATGCTTCCTTAATGGAAAACGGCCCCGCGCCGTCGCAGCCGGGTTTGGTGCCACCAGCGCTTCCAGCGGATATGCTGCACAACCATGGATAGGGTCGACTGTGTCGTCATCGGAGCCGGCGTGGTCGGTCTCGCGGTGGCTCGAAAGTTCGCCCAGGCCGGGCGCGAGGTCATCGTGCTGGAGGCAGCCGAGGCGATCGGCACCGTCACCTCCTCCCGCAACAGCGAGGTGATCCATGCCGGCATCTACTACCGCGCCGGCAGCTGGATGGCGCGCATGTGCGTCAGCGGCAAGCACGCGCTCTACCGCTACTGCATCGAGCGCGGCATCCCGCACAAGAATTGCGGCAAGCTGATCGTCGCGACCAGCCCGAAAGAGACCGAGAAGCTGCAATCGATCAAGGCGCATGCCGAGGCCAATGGCGTGCTCGACATGCAGCTGCTGTCAGGCGAAGCGGCACGCGCGCTGGAGCCGGCGCTGGCCTGCGACGCTGCGCTGCTGTCGCCGTCGACCGGCATCATCGACAGCCACGCCTACATGCTGTCCCTGCGCGGCGAGGCCGAGGAATCCGGCGCGGCCTTCGCGTTTCACACGCCGCTGCTCCGCGCCAAGGCGGCCGGCGGCGTGATCGAGATCGACGCCGGCGGCGAAGCGCCGATGACCTTGCAGTGCGGCCTGCTCGTCAATGCCGCGGGGCTCTCGGCAACCATGGTGGCACGCCACATCGACGGCATGCCGATCGACCGGATTCCGCCGGCCTATCTCGCCAAGGGAAACTATTTCAGCTGCAACGCCAGGGCGCCGTTCTCACGCCTGATCTATCCGGTGCCCGAGCCTGGCGGACTAGGCGTGCATCTGACGCTGGACATGGCAGGGCAGGCGCGTTTCGGTCCCGACGTCGAGTGGATCGAGACGATCAATTACGAGGTCGATCCGTCACGCGCCGAGCGCTTCTATCCGGCGATCCGCAAATACTGGCCGACGCTGCCTGACGGCGCGCTGATGCCGAGCTATTCGGGCATCCGTCCGAAGATCGTGCCGCCCGCGGTCGCCACGCAGGATTTTCTGATGCAGGGTCCGCGCGATCACGGCGTCGAAGGCCTGATCAATCTGTTCGGCATCGAATCGCCGGGACTGACCTCGTCGCTCGCGATCGCCGATCACGTCGCCGAGCTCGCAGGACTCTAAGCACCGCGCAAACATCCTCGCGCGGTTTCGCACCTTCCAGCAGGGACGAGCGCAACAACTCTCATCCCTGCGTGAAGGGTGCGGTCAAACTCTACACTGTTACGGGGGTTACTAGTGGAGCGTATCGCCTTGCTTCAGACGCTCGATCTGGTCCTTGACCATCAACTTCCGGCGCTTCAACTCAACAATTTGCAGGTCGTCTGTTGAAAGGTGCACGAGAGCTTCGTGCAATTCGTTTTCGAGAAGTTTGTGCTTCCGCTCCAATTCAACAAGATGTGCCTGAATTGTCATTCGAAACCTCCTCGGTAGGGTTGAACCTCAGGATTCGATCCGGACGCGCAAGTCTACATCACCGATTCGTTCTGTCGATAAGTATCCGCCGAGCCAGCTTCATTTTTGAAAATTCATATGTAACGATCGGTGAGTAAGGAACCGCGCTGGAAAAATCCATGATATCAATGCGCTTGCGCAGCGCTGCCGCGAATCGCCTGAAATATCTCGCGGGAGATCGGTGAGCAGCGGCCCGAGATCGCTTGCGATCACGCCGCGCAAGGACGATAATTTCCACAGGGCATCCACAGCCTTAATCTCAAGCCCATCGGTTTTCGGCCACCGCAGACATGACCAATGAAGACGAGCGTGAGCTCGAAGCCGAGCTCACCCGGTTGCAGCAGGAACACCGAGATCTCGATGCGGCGATCGATGCACTGCATCAATCGCCCGCCCCCGACCTGTTGCGGTTGCAGCGGTTGAAAAAACGCAAGCTGTTGTTGCGCGACCGCATCGCGTTCATCGAAGACCAGATCACGCCCGACATCATCGCCTGACCCGCGCCTGCGTTTCGCGGCGGCCTTCCGCGCCTCTGAATCCGCTTGACTCCAAAAGAACAAAATAGGAACATTCAAACACCCTACGCCCCCAGGAAACGCCCAAGGACTCCGCAAGGAGACTACACGAGGACAACGCAGATGTCGGCAACCGCCCTTCTCGACAACAACCACTATGAACAGGCCTGCGATCAGGCAATCGCGATGTGCGACGGCAATCTGCGCAGCACCATCAAGGCGCTGATCATGGCCAATGAATATCTCGAAGCCGAGCTCGAGGAATTGCAGGCAGCGATTGCGGCCGGCTGCATTCCAGAGACCTCACGCAGCAAGATGCGGAGCAACAGCGCCGCTTGACTTTCATTCCCGGAGCAACGCCATGTCGGACGTGACCTACTACGTTGCAATGCCCTTCCTGATCGATGCCGACGGATCGCCGGTCGCAGGCACCGCGGAGGAATGCCAGAGCTCGACGGCCGCGTTGCGGCGCGCCGAGATCATGGCGCACGTTGCAGGCCATATCGGCGCGGTCGCGTTCAGTCGCAGCGGCGATCCCATGACCGGCGAATTCGGCGACGCCACGCTATTGCGCAAATTCGGCAACGTGCCGGAAGATCTCGCGACGCTGTAGAGTCAGCTGCCCACAAGCCTGATGCGCGGCTCGTGCCGCCGGCGCGCCTTGCGCACATACATGGCCGCATCGGCCTCCTCCAGGGCGCGGCCTGCATCGGACTGTGCTCCGAGCAATGCAACGCCGGCGGATGCGCCGGCGGTCACGCCCTGGCCGCGAAAGCTGAAGGACAATTCGTCGATCGCTTGCTCCAGGGCCGCGGCTTTGGCCTGGGCATCGGTCTCGCTGAGATTCCAGAGCAGCAACGCGAACTCGTCGCCACCGAGCCGGCCAACCACATCAGAGGCGCGGACCTGCCGCGTCAGCGTGGCCGCGATCGCCTTGAGCACCTCGTCGCCGGCCGCATGGCCGAAGGAATCATTGATCGGCTTCAGGCGGTCGACATCGAGCACGATCAGCGCGCCGCTGGCGCGATAGCGCTTCATGTAGGCGATGGCGCGCACCAGCTCGCGCTCGAAACTGCGCCGGTTCGGAATCTCGAGCAGGAAATCGGTATCGGCAGCGGCTTCGAGTTCCGCAACCCGCAGCAAGGCCGCCTTCAGCTTGCCCCGCAGGTCGCGGATAGTTTTTGCGTTCTCCGTCGCGCCGCCGTCAGACGCTCCGCGCCGCGCCGGCTTGGCAGAATGCCTGGCGGCGCGCTTGGGAGCGGCCTTGGATCGGCTGGCACTGGTCTTGGGGCCCCTTTTGGCCTTCGCAGCACGCGCCCTTTTTGGTTTCTTCATGGGCATCCTGCTCAATGAAGGCTTGCGGGGATTCACCAAGACAGGATAGTGCATTCCCTTCTCCTTGCCACCGCCTTGCGAGCCGCCGGCCGGAACCATTAATCTGGCCTATCTTTCTGTTTTCCGAGCACAATTGACGTCATGACCGCGCCGATCGCCATCATCATGGGAAGCCAGTCGGACTGGGAGACGATGCGGCACGCCGCCGACACGCTCGCAGCGCTCGGCATTGCCGCCGACACCCGCATCGTCTCGGCGCACCGCACCCCCGACCGGCTGTTTGCCTTCGCCAAGGGCGCCAAGGCGGCCGGCCACAA
This is a stretch of genomic DNA from Bradyrhizobium sp. CB2312. It encodes these proteins:
- a CDS encoding DUF465 domain-containing protein, which encodes MTNEDERELEAELTRLQQEHRDLDAAIDALHQSPAPDLLRLQRLKKRKLLLRDRIAFIEDQITPDIIA
- a CDS encoding EAL domain-containing protein; translation: MAEKNWHEGSTLPIAVQAVVCLAGAVAPARAYALSDSFAPPSYLGQLDPNVVWEALIAGIAICAFLAAIVLWIHSSLRRTRRLQLRRNAFVSSAMNNLNQGVVMTDAQRRIIFCNDRYLEIYGLSRSDLWADMNGYELLELRRKRGVLGGASDDEFYEKAASPNGLVTELPDGRAILVKYFILPNGGSVATHLDVSEQRKLSRQLASTKQFLETVLDNVPACVAAKNIEDGRYIFANSAYERFWGFSRDHVVGKNARELFAPKSAASIEATDRTALLAPDGQYRNEFEVERGGERRMVASIRIVVRNESNKPEFLMLVFEDITDRRSLSQELESTKKFLELVVDNIPVALIVEQVKDGRYLLANRSAETILNRRREEATGLTASDIFNAKEAKLIIARDEAAIKKRGMITEEHPISTKDGLRLFLTRRATVLSDAGEPQYLIKTHEDVTDRRQTESRMAHMAYHDGLTDLPNRAAFLQALTQMIEACEGTGEEFAVLCVDLDGLKEVNDVFGHALGDKLLIEVAQRLQDSARGGVVARLSGDEFGLIIDGKQPEAGLSLARQIGEAVAQEFQIDGRPVRAGVTTGMSIFPHNGADAASLLANAGAALFRAKQKSRGTISLYQPEMDQQIRDRRVLHQDLSMAIKNGELSLAFQPQGVARHSVAESDIIGFEALARWQHPVRGQVSPAEFIPIAEESGLIVEMGEWILREACREAASWPNPLQVAVNLSPAQFMHGDVVGLVHSILIETGLAPGRLELEITEGVLIEDFDRGLALLRRLKALGVRISMDDFGSGYSSLSYLQAFPFDKIKIDRAFIINLGRNPQSAAIVRAVIDLGHGLEMSIIAEGVETVEQLAFLAKEGCDGVQGYLLGKPLPIGKYAGLVGRAETMELALKTG
- a CDS encoding DUF465 domain-containing protein, producing the protein MTIQAHLVELERKHKLLENELHEALVHLSTDDLQIVELKRRKLMVKDQIERLKQGDTLH
- a CDS encoding NAD(P)/FAD-dependent oxidoreductase, whose amino-acid sequence is MDRVDCVVIGAGVVGLAVARKFAQAGREVIVLEAAEAIGTVTSSRNSEVIHAGIYYRAGSWMARMCVSGKHALYRYCIERGIPHKNCGKLIVATSPKETEKLQSIKAHAEANGVLDMQLLSGEAARALEPALACDAALLSPSTGIIDSHAYMLSLRGEAEESGAAFAFHTPLLRAKAAGGVIEIDAGGEAPMTLQCGLLVNAAGLSATMVARHIDGMPIDRIPPAYLAKGNYFSCNARAPFSRLIYPVPEPGGLGVHLTLDMAGQARFGPDVEWIETINYEVDPSRAERFYPAIRKYWPTLPDGALMPSYSGIRPKIVPPAVATQDFLMQGPRDHGVEGLINLFGIESPGLTSSLAIADHVAELAGL
- a CDS encoding glycerol-3-phosphate dehydrogenase yields the protein MADYDLAIIGGGLNGVSLARDAAGRGLRVILLEQGDLGGAASSATPRLIHGDLSVLERRGFWRVRRALAERRIWLAIAPHLVRPMRFVIPAHSEERPPWLLRAGLYVYDGLTKRGGLPPSVTLDITHHPVGNALKRPFGMAFEYSDCVVDDSRLVVLTALDAAERGAAIRTGARCVRADRTDTWRLAVVDRGHRRTITSRALANTTGAWTPLVADTVLRQPQPAMAATQMSQIIVPRLFESDNVYVFQNSDGRLIFAQPFEREFTLIGTVTHAFTGDPAIVAMPGADVSYLCEAASRYFRERVAPTDVVRTVSGVNLTLASARGRDGTTLFHARRRKAPLITMFGGDVTTSRLRAERAVTRLTPFYPMSRPWTAGAALPGGEFAWDRFDTEVDLARDHWRFLTEPQAQRLVAAYGSRLSAVLGEVKTREELGPAFGPELTGAEVRYLMAHEWARFPEDILWRRSKLGLTMPAADRDALAAFMAG